From the Bacteroidota bacterium genome, one window contains:
- the ftsY gene encoding signal recognition particle-docking protein FtsY — protein sequence MGLFSFFSKEKKESLDKGLEKTKTSIFSKLAKAIVGKSTVDAEVLDNLEEILISSDLGVSTTLKIIERIESRVSKDKYVGTAQLNDIMKEEIAALLSENNTTDLLEFTVPVGHKPYVIMVVGVNGVGKTTTIGKLAHQFKKAGKSVILGAADTFRAAAVDQLTIWSERVGVPIVSQGMNADPASVAFDTLKSAVAKEADVVIIDTAGRLHNKVNLMNELSKIKKVMQKIVPDAPHEILLVLDASTGQNAIEQCKQFTAATDVNALALTKLDGTAKGGVVIGISDQFKIPVKYIGVGEKMDDLQVFNKNEFIDSFFKQ from the coding sequence ATGGGATTATTTAGTTTCTTTTCGAAAGAAAAAAAAGAAAGCTTAGATAAAGGATTAGAAAAAACCAAAACTTCCATCTTCTCCAAACTTGCTAAAGCCATCGTTGGTAAATCAACTGTGGATGCAGAAGTGTTGGATAACCTGGAGGAAATCTTAATCTCCTCCGATTTGGGTGTGAGCACCACGCTTAAAATTATTGAACGCATTGAAAGCCGCGTATCTAAAGACAAATACGTGGGAACGGCTCAATTAAATGACATTATGAAAGAAGAAATTGCCGCCCTTCTTTCGGAAAATAATACCACCGATTTACTTGAATTTACTGTTCCTGTTGGCCACAAACCATACGTAATAATGGTTGTTGGGGTGAATGGAGTGGGTAAAACTACTACCATCGGAAAGCTGGCACATCAGTTTAAAAAAGCAGGGAAATCTGTTATACTGGGCGCTGCCGATACCTTTCGTGCAGCTGCTGTTGACCAACTTACTATTTGGTCCGAAAGAGTTGGTGTTCCCATTGTTTCACAAGGTATGAATGCCGACCCCGCTTCTGTAGCATTCGATACACTTAAATCGGCTGTAGCCAAGGAAGCCGACGTAGTAATAATTGATACAGCTGGTCGCTTGCACAACAAGGTGAACCTGATGAATGAATTAAGTAAGATTAAAAAAGTGATGCAAAAAATTGTTCCGGATGCACCTCACGAAATTTTGCTTGTACTGGATGCTTCTACCGGTCAAAATGCAATTGAGCAATGCAAACAATTTACAGCCGCCACTGATGTAAATGCATTAGCACTTACAAAGCTTGACGGAACAGCTAAAGGCGGCGTGGTGATTGGCATTTCCGATCAATTTAAAATTCCGGTTAAATACATTGGTGTTGGCGAAAAAATGGACGATTTACAGGTTTTCAATAAAAATGAATTCATTGATAGCTTTTTTAAACAATAA
- a CDS encoding DUF4295 domain-containing protein, with the protein MAKKVVATLKSGKGNNFTKVIKMVKSPKTGAFTFKEEIVHNDHIKDFFKP; encoded by the coding sequence ATGGCTAAGAAAGTAGTTGCAACGCTAAAATCAGGTAAAGGAAACAACTTTACCAAAGTGATTAAAATGGTGAAATCTCCAAAAACAGGAGCCTTTACCTTTAAAGAAGAAATCGTTCACAACGACCACATCAAAGATTTTTTCAAACCCTAA
- the rpmG gene encoding 50S ribosomal protein L33, whose protein sequence is MAKKGNRIQVILECTEHKDSGKPGTSRYITTKNKRNSPDRIELKKFNPILKKKTVHKEIK, encoded by the coding sequence ATGGCAAAAAAAGGCAACAGAATTCAGGTAATTTTAGAGTGTACTGAGCACAAAGACAGCGGCAAGCCGGGAACTTCGCGTTACATCACTACAAAAAACAAAAGAAATAGTCCTGACCGAATTGAGTTGAAAAAATTCAACCCGATTTTGAAGAAAAAAACAGTTCACAAAGAAATTAAATAA
- a CDS encoding DUF4421 family protein encodes MKISIALKNNKSLYPFLLLILLFIPPSAAFSQTDSLKKESSFVKFMLLPHRKFVHILYNDSIKKTDTLYFHSLKHKTIVSLPFILKTQGISLEENSNTSKSEKLIFQPNDNYVLGFMFSNRFATLVLNTGISFKQKGYSEKGKTRKHIDLNFNFYGKKIVTDTYYLNYEGFYIKNSNAFPNYKLVTGQNFMLLPNAKLYAFGLSSSYIFNYKKFSFRGSFTFTEIQKKSAGSGIVGLFYTYLNLSNTQTLTPSLIQSNFKDLATTNAIRFQSMGINTGYGYSLVLKKHFILTGSIINGIGIDFTDQKLLNQISIKQKAAFIDKLNTRFAIRYDKRKYFIGLFFINENLINYSTNNLLIDYNNRKFLVFAGIRLDTEKAERRFLKKIRLLPA; translated from the coding sequence TTGAAAATAAGTATTGCATTGAAAAACAATAAATCACTTTACCCTTTCCTTCTCCTAATTCTTCTCTTCATCCCACCTTCTGCGGCTTTTTCTCAAACAGACTCTTTAAAAAAAGAAAGTTCATTTGTGAAATTTATGCTGCTCCCGCATCGAAAATTTGTACATATACTTTACAATGATTCTATTAAAAAAACGGATACACTTTATTTTCATTCACTTAAACATAAAACAATAGTTTCATTGCCCTTTATTTTAAAAACGCAGGGAATAAGCCTGGAAGAAAACAGCAACACTTCAAAATCTGAAAAACTAATATTTCAGCCAAATGATAATTATGTGCTCGGTTTTATGTTCAGCAATCGTTTTGCCACCTTAGTGCTGAATACCGGTATTTCATTTAAACAAAAAGGATATAGTGAGAAAGGAAAAACGCGAAAGCATATTGACTTAAATTTTAATTTTTACGGAAAAAAAATAGTAACCGATACTTATTATCTAAATTATGAAGGGTTTTATATTAAAAACAGCAATGCATTTCCGAATTATAAATTAGTCACAGGACAAAATTTTATGCTCCTGCCAAATGCGAAGTTATATGCGTTTGGACTATCCAGCAGCTATATTTTCAACTACAAAAAGTTTTCTTTTCGTGGCTCCTTTACTTTTACCGAAATTCAAAAAAAATCTGCAGGTTCGGGAATAGTTGGGCTATTTTACACTTATTTAAATCTAAGCAATACACAAACACTGACTCCTTCCTTGATTCAATCAAATTTTAAAGACTTGGCAACTACAAATGCCATTCGCTTTCAAAGCATGGGAATCAATACCGGATATGGTTATTCTTTAGTTTTAAAAAAGCATTTCATTTTAACTGGTTCTATTATTAATGGTATTGGAATTGATTTTACAGATCAAAAACTCCTGAATCAAATATCAATTAAGCAAAAGGCAGCTTTTATTGATAAATTAAATACTCGATTTGCGATTAGATACGATAAGAGAAAGTATTTCATCGGCCTTTTCTTCATAAATGAGAATTTAATAAATTACTCCACAAATAATCTCTTAATCGACTATAACAATCGAAAGTTTTTAGTTTTCGCAGGAATTAGGTTGGATACAGAAAAGGCGGAACGAAGGTTCTTGAAAAAAATTAGACTTTTACCGGCATAA
- a CDS encoding T9SS type A sorting domain-containing protein, whose protein sequence is MKTRLFLLFICLIPSATSNAQNWQWAKRAGSVSVENISSVCTDNIGNVYVLGQFSTNNPWAPYMLFDTDTVYNIGVNQIFIAKYSSSGSILWTRSLGGSNPNQGGSNCANCEYSYGLEIDTFTSSIIITGQLWGGATFGNVTLNGMGTLFVTKIDFSGTFLWSKTYGNIGVSASASVSCNLTGDIYLSGYTNNLLYIDSVSITAGFFWAKLDQDGNAVWAKNIGKNTGSGKLFFANNSIYSLFGTTNDTVWIDSSIYISTSTKNMLFAKFDNFGNILWYKPVKAKNYLFATLDVDSSGNFFIAGTFKDSLNFGTISLTNPNYDMFIAKYNSLGNLIWVKQSGSTNDVTSGAISTALDGSTYIGGSFSGALTLDSFSINSSSPNEIFVTRYDSLGHCMGITQVPNAVGVKISVGPNGSFYLGSEFYYNITIANSSFITFGAGDIFIAKHDAITGIPDPRRSTNNQLFIHANPNEGKCNITVPDEFLHEKNLVLSIYNSSGKLIQQKKLEMNEGKIKLSLEAEAKGLYNAVLSNGTKSYSGKIVFE, encoded by the coding sequence ATGAAAACCCGTTTATTCCTTCTCTTTATTTGTCTCATTCCATCAGCCACCTCTAATGCTCAAAACTGGCAATGGGCAAAACGTGCAGGAAGCGTTTCTGTTGAAAACATTTCAAGTGTTTGTACAGACAATATCGGAAATGTCTATGTTTTAGGGCAGTTCAGTACAAATAATCCATGGGCTCCGTATATGTTATTCGATACTGATACGGTTTATAATATTGGTGTAAATCAAATTTTTATCGCAAAATACTCAAGTAGTGGCTCAATCTTATGGACACGTAGCCTCGGCGGAAGTAATCCAAATCAAGGAGGTTCAAATTGTGCAAATTGCGAATATTCTTATGGCTTGGAAATAGACACTTTTACTAGTTCCATCATTATAACAGGGCAACTTTGGGGGGGCGCTACTTTTGGAAATGTAACCTTAAACGGAATGGGTACACTTTTCGTTACCAAAATTGATTTTAGTGGAACATTCTTATGGTCAAAAACCTATGGAAATATTGGGGTCTCGGCTTCCGCTTCTGTTTCCTGTAACCTAACAGGTGATATCTATTTGTCAGGATATACTAATAATTTACTTTATATCGACAGTGTCAGTATTACTGCTGGCTTCTTTTGGGCTAAATTAGACCAAGATGGAAATGCTGTTTGGGCAAAGAATATTGGGAAAAATACGGGATCAGGAAAACTCTTTTTTGCTAATAACTCAATTTACTCTCTATTTGGAACAACAAATGATACAGTTTGGATTGATAGCTCAATTTATATTTCAACTTCTACAAAAAATATGCTTTTTGCTAAATTTGATAATTTTGGAAATATTCTTTGGTATAAACCAGTAAAAGCCAAAAATTACTTGTTTGCAACATTAGATGTTGACTCGTCTGGTAATTTTTTTATTGCAGGAACTTTTAAGGATAGCCTTAACTTCGGAACAATTTCACTCACTAACCCTAATTATGATATGTTTATTGCAAAATATAACTCTTTAGGTAATCTCATATGGGTAAAACAATCAGGTTCTACCAACGATGTTACTAGTGGTGCTATCTCAACTGCATTAGACGGTAGTACATATATAGGGGGAAGCTTTTCTGGCGCATTGACTCTTGATTCTTTTTCCATTAACTCATCAAGCCCAAATGAAATATTCGTTACAAGATATGACTCCTTAGGTCATTGTATGGGAATAACGCAAGTGCCAAATGCTGTAGGTGTCAAAATATCTGTCGGTCCAAACGGAAGTTTCTATTTAGGCTCAGAATTTTACTACAACATAACAATTGCAAATTCATCATTCATCACATTTGGAGCAGGCGATATCTTCATCGCCAAACACGACGCCATCACCGGAATTCCCGATCCACGTCGAAGTACAAACAACCAACTCTTCATCCACGCCAACCCCAACGAAGGCAAATGCAATATTACCGTACCCGATGAATTTTTGCATGAGAAAAACCTGGTACTTAGCATTTACAACAGCTCCGGCAAACTCATCCAACAAAAAAAACTAGAGATGAATGAAGGTAAAATAAAACTCAGTTTGGAAGCAGAAGCCAAAGGCTTGTATAATGCGGTGCTAAGCAATGGGACTAAGAGTTATAGTGGGAAGATTGTATTTGAATGA
- a CDS encoding M24 family metallopeptidase: MKEQELLLIDAGAEYHGYTADITRTLPVDGSFSADEKAIYELVLAAQEAGIAACRAGNSFYATHAAATKVIQAGLHALGITKNESEYRSYFMHGTSHFLGLDAHDPNTRALLQAGNVITVEPGIYIPEGSPCDKKWWNIGIRIEDDILITSGDPENLSGSLPRAAAEIEQLMKEQGFFEQRR, translated from the coding sequence ATGAAGGAGCAAGAGCTTTTGCTTATCGATGCCGGTGCCGAATACCATGGCTATACAGCCGACATTACGCGTACCCTTCCGGTGGATGGTAGTTTTAGTGCCGATGAAAAAGCAATTTATGAGTTAGTACTTGCAGCACAGGAAGCTGGAATTGCAGCCTGTCGGGCAGGAAACAGCTTTTATGCAACGCACGCAGCCGCTACTAAAGTTATTCAAGCTGGTCTGCATGCCCTTGGAATAACTAAAAACGAAAGCGAATACCGCAGCTACTTCATGCATGGCACCTCACATTTCTTGGGCTTGGATGCGCATGACCCAAACACACGCGCCTTGCTGCAAGCCGGCAATGTAATCACTGTAGAACCCGGAATATATATCCCCGAAGGTTCACCCTGCGATAAAAAATGGTGGAACATTGGCATCCGCATCGAAGACGATATCCTAATTACCAGCGGTGATCCCGAAAATCTATCAGGTTCCCTTCCTCGCGCTGCCGCTGAAATTGAACAGTTAATGAAAGAACAGGGATTTTTTGAACAAAGGCGGTGA
- a CDS encoding aminopeptidase P N-terminal domain-containing protein, protein MIPLKLKLNIVLLLIFHWASGQNNSSNTAIKSNYRYDTDLLTKEFHAGRRAALRKELPPNALAVFFSNPVRNRSGDTDFEFHQDPNFYYLSGHTEPNSILLVFSEMQELNGQNFNEILFLEERTSSKELWTGRILGTSEAKKILGIQMILKNTEFQNFQLSLDKLEAIYMAPLLAVDAEEGAAIDLLSMQNRFTTMLAESGKSNIHSGALNTIMSKLREVKQAEEIALMRKAINISCKAHLELMKALDSGMNEYQAQAILEYVFKNEGAEAPGYPSIVGSGENSCILHYSSNRKK, encoded by the coding sequence ATGATTCCTTTAAAATTAAAACTAAATATAGTTTTGCTGTTGATTTTTCACTGGGCTAGCGGACAAAACAATTCTTCCAACACCGCAATAAAAAGTAATTACCGATACGATACCGATTTGCTCACCAAAGAATTCCATGCCGGACGTCGAGCGGCCCTGCGTAAGGAATTACCGCCGAATGCCTTGGCTGTGTTTTTTTCAAATCCGGTGCGTAACCGTTCTGGCGATACCGATTTTGAGTTTCATCAAGACCCTAATTTTTATTACCTCAGCGGGCACACAGAGCCAAATTCAATTCTCCTTGTTTTTTCAGAAATGCAGGAGTTGAATGGCCAAAATTTTAATGAAATCTTGTTTTTGGAAGAGCGCACCTCCTCGAAAGAATTGTGGACCGGCCGCATACTGGGAACAAGTGAAGCCAAGAAAATACTTGGAATTCAAATGATTTTAAAAAATACTGAATTTCAAAACTTTCAACTTTCGTTGGATAAATTAGAAGCTATTTATATGGCTCCCTTGTTAGCCGTGGATGCCGAAGAAGGCGCAGCGATTGACTTGCTCAGTATGCAAAACCGTTTCACCACCATGTTGGCCGAATCGGGTAAAAGTAATATACATAGCGGCGCACTAAATACCATTATGAGCAAATTGCGTGAAGTGAAGCAAGCCGAAGAAATAGCATTGATGCGCAAAGCCATCAACATTTCTTGCAAGGCACATCTCGAATTAATGAAAGCGTTGGACAGCGGAATGAACGAATACCAAGCACAAGCTATTTTGGAATATGTGTTTAAAAACGAAGGTGCTGAAGCGCCCGGATACCCTTCCATTGTGGGAAGTGGCGAAAACAGTTGCATTTTGCATTACAGCAGCAATCGTAAAAAATGA
- a CDS encoding 50S ribosomal protein L28 — MSRICDLTGKKAIVGNKVSFSNKKTKRKFNPNLVVKKFFVPEDGSWVTLKVSTSALRNIHKKGISAVMKTAREKGHLSK; from the coding sequence ATGTCACGTATCTGCGATTTAACAGGCAAAAAAGCTATAGTAGGAAACAAAGTTTCTTTCTCTAATAAAAAGACAAAAAGAAAATTTAATCCGAATTTGGTGGTTAAAAAATTCTTTGTTCCCGAAGATGGTTCTTGGGTTACTTTAAAAGTATCTACCTCTGCACTTCGCAACATTCACAAAAAAGGGATTTCTGCAGTGATGAAAACTGCACGTGAAAAAGGGCATTTAAGCAAATAA